The Urbifossiella limnaea nucleotide sequence CCGGGGTGAACCAGGTCGGCCGGTCGATCCAGGTGTCGGACACGGTGTTCAACACCAGCCAGCGGATCGGGTCGAACAACGTCGGTTTCTTTGCGAGCTTCCACCAGCTGCGGGTGGACCTCTACCGGCCGTCGAGCTCGGTCAGCCTCGACTACTTCGACGACGTGCCGGGCACCGGCGCGGGCGGCACCGGGCGGATGGAGGCGTACGCGGCCAACGGCACCCTGCTCGACGTCGTGCTGGTGTCCGTCCAGCGCGGCACCACCGGCGGCACGATGATCATCAACCGGCCGCAGGCCGACATCGCCTACGTCATCGCCTACACCGACCCGAGCACGACGGCGAACGCCTACTTCGACAACCTGCGGTTCACCACCCCGGAGTCGTCGGCCACGACCGCGGCCGACGGGTCGTACAAGGTCGGCGGGCTGCTCGACGGCGACTACTCGATCCGCACCATCGGCGGGGCGCAGCTGCCGGCGTCGATCACCAACCTGGTGCCGGTCCGCGGGCTGGACTTCGGCACCGGCGGCGGCCTGGGCGGGGGCGGCGGCAGCATCGGCGGCCGCGGGCGTACCGTCGCCGTCGGCGGCGGCCCCGGCGCGGTGAGCGTGTACGGCTCCGTCAACGGCCAGCTCAGCCAGGCCAGCGTCATCAACTTCCCCGTCCTGTTCCCGGACGCCCCGTTCGACGGCACCTACCGCACCGCCACCGGCGACGTGAACGGCGACGGCGTCGAGGACGTGGCGGTGGTCACCGGGCCGGGCACGTCGGTGCGGTGGGCCGTGATCGACGGCCGCACCGGCAACACGCTGCTGGTGCCGCTGACGACGGCGTTCGCCGGCAGCGACAGCTTCACCGGCGGCGGGTTCGTGTCGATCGGCGACCTGGACGGCGACGGCCGCGGCGAGGTGGTGCTGACGCCCGACCAGGGCGGCGGCGCGCGGGTCACCATCTTCACCGTCTACAACGTCGGCGCCCGGGTGCGGGCCAACTACCTCGGCATCAACGACCCGAACTTCCGCGGCGGCGCCCGCACGGCCCTGGGCGACGTGAACGGCGACGGGCGGGCCGACCTGCTCGTGGCGGCCGGCTTCCAGGGCGGCCCGCGGGTGGCGCTCTACGACGGCAAGCAGGTGTTCACCGCCGGCCTCGTTCCGATCACGAGCGACTTCTTCGCCTTCGACCAGGGCCTCCGCAACGGCGTGTTCGCGAGCATCGGCGACGTGGACGGCGACGGCTTCGGCGACCTGGTGCTCGGCGCCGGCTCCGGCGGCGCGCCGGCGGTGCGGGTGCTGAGCGGGCGGACCCTCGTGTTCGGCGGCGGCCCCGGGGCGGCGCTGGCGACCCCGATCTCCGACTTCTTCGTCAACGGCGACTCCGACTCGCGGACCGGCGTGCGGGTGACGGCGAAGAACGTGGACGGCGACCAGTTCGCCGACATCGTCACCGGCTCGGGCGAGAACCAGCCGTCGTTCATGCGGGTGTACGCCGGCTCGTCGGCCCGGGGCCGGGCCGAGCCGGCGGTGATCCAGGACGTGGACCCGTTCGGCGTGGCGCTCACCGAGGGCGTGTTTGTGGGGTGAGTGGCCGGTCGTTGAAGTCGAACGCGCCCGGGGGTGTTCTCCCGGGCGTTTTCGTTATCTCGCCCCGCTCCTGTCGCTCTGGCGAATCTGGGCAAGAAAAACAGTTTGCGAGGTCCATTTTGTGGGCCCGGCGGCGCGGCATGTGCCGATTCTGCGGGGGGCGTTTTTAGTGCCCACTTGCACCAACCACAGGACCCGCACATGGCTCGCTTCGCTCGTAACCTCCTCTCCCCCGAGCAGTTAGAAGCCCGCGAGGTTCCGGCAACCGCGTTCGCGCTCGGCTCCGGAGCGTTCGCCGACACGCTGTTCCGCTTCGACACAGCCACCCCGGCCACCCTGAGCGTCGGCATCCCGGTCACCGGGCTGGACGCCGGGTACAGCCTCGTCGGCACAGACTTCCGCCCGGCCGACGGCGTGCTGTACGGCCTGGCCACGAACGCCGACAACGCCCAGCTGTACACCATCGACCCGAACACCGGCGCGGCCACGCCCGTCGCCGCGGCGTTCGCCGTCACCGGCATCAGCACCGCGACCAAGTTCGGCGTCGACTTCAACCCGACGGCCGACCGGCTGCGGGTGGTCACCAACCTGGCCAGCGACGGGGTCGGCGGCACCACCAACAACTTCCGCGTCAACCCGAACGACGGCACCCTGGTCGCCATCGACGCCGACCTGGACTACACCGGCCTGGCCGGCGGCTTCGCCGACGGGCCGGAGGTGGCCGTCGCCTACACCAACAACGACACCGACACCGCCACCGGCACCGCCCTGTTCGGCCTTATCAGCGGCACCAACGCCCTGGTGTCGAACACGCTGAACGCCCCGTCGTTCAACACCCTCACGTCGATCGGCGCCCTCGGCTTCGACACCGACGCCAACACCGGGTTCGACATCTACGGCACCGCCAACACGGCCGTGGCCATCCTCAACACGGCCGGCGTGTCGAGCCTGTACACCGTGAACCTCACGACCGGGGCGGCCACGGTGGTCGGGCTGGTCGGCCTCGGCGCCATCACCTTCCAGGACGTGTCGGTGGCCCCGCCCGCGGTCCCGACGCTGGCCAGCGGCCAGACCACCGGGTCGGTCACCCTGTTGAACCCGACGCAATACGGCACCGACGCCGGGCAGCTGACCGTCGGCAGCTCCGTCCCCGGCCCGACCGCCGGCGCCACCGCGAACACGCGCACGGCCACCGGCGACGTGAACGGCGACGGCGTCGCCGACTACATCCTCGTGACCGGGCCGGGCACGCCGATCCGCGTGTCGGTGACCAGCGGCGTGGACGGCACGACGCAGCTGGTGGCGCCGTTCGACCCGTTCGGCGGCAACTTCACCGGCGGCGGGTACGTGTCGGCCGTCGACTTCGACGGCCCGGTCGGGACGACCGGGGCCGACGGCAAGGCCGAGTTCGTCGTGACGCCGGACCAGGGCGGCGGCCCGCGGGTGAGCATCTTCACCTTCGCCGGCATCGGCGCCGCCCCGACCGTGCGGGCCAACTTCTTCGGCATCGACGACCCGAACTTCCGCGGCGGCGCCCGCTCGGCGGTGGCCTACCTGAACGCCGACGCGATCCCCGAACTGGTCGTGGTGGCCGGGTTCGGCGGCGGCCCGCGCACGGCGATCTTCGACGGCACCAGCCTGTTCGGCACACCGACCCGGTTGGTGAACGACTTCTTCGCCTTCCCCGGCACCGACGCCACGACGCTGCGGAACGGCGTGTTCGTGGCCGCCAGCGACATCAACGGCGACGGGACCGACGACCTGGTGTTCGGCGGCGGCCCGGGCGGCGCCCCGCGGGTGTTCATCCTGGACGGCGCGCAGGTGGCGGCCGGGAACGTGGCCGCCACGCAGGCCGCGCCGATCGCCAACTTCTTCGTGGGCGGTAACACGACCGACCGCGGCGGCGTGCGGCTGGCCTACGCCAACCTCGACGCCGACAGCAAGGGCGACCTGGTGGTCGGCAGCGGCGAGGGTTCGCCGGCGAAGGTGAGGGCGTACCTGGGCAAGAACTTCACCAGCACTGCCGAGCCGACGACGTTCCAGGACATCGACCTGTTCGGCGGCGGCGCTCTGGCCGGCGGCGTGTTCGTGGGCTGATCCGTAACGGCGAGCCGGGGGCGTCAGCCCCCGGAGTTCCACTCGTCAGCCCGGGGTTCGCGCCCCGGGCTGACGGCTTTTCAGCGCCGCCGCGGCGGCGCCCGCAGCGAGTCGATCCACGCCTGCTCCAGCGCGTCGAGCGACTCGAACCCGTACACCTCCTTCGCCGCCGTCGCCCACGACGCGGCCGAGTTCTCCCCCATCCCCAGCGCCAGGAACGCCATCAGTGCCGGCTCCTTGTCCCCGCGGGCGAACCGGGGCGTGTCCGCCCGCACGCCGGTCGCCCCGCGCTCCAGCAGGAACCGACACACCGAGTGCCCCTGCGCGAACGTCACGATCTGGTCGCGCGGGTAGTCGGTCATGCGAAACAGGGTGTCGAGCCGGATGGCGCGGCCCGCGTTGAGCAACTCACGGGCTCGGATCTCGTGGTTGAACTGCTCCGCGTCCGCCTCGGCGAGCACGGCGATGCCCTCGTCGGCCCAGCGCGGCAGCGGCCGGCCGAAGTGCGTCGCCAGCACGACGTGCGTGACCTCGTGCGGCAGCACCGACTTCAGCACCGCGTCGAGCGGGCCGTGCAGTTCCATCGACGCCGTCTTCACGCCCGGCGGCCGCTTGCCGTCGGCCTCGCCGAACGTGAACGTGGTGGCCCCACCCGAGCCGCCGGCGGTGATCGTCACCCGAATCGTGACAGAGTCGGCCGCGTCCGGCAGTTCGGCGCCGAACCAACGCTTCGCCAGCTCGCGCCGGTGCTTCTCGGCCGCGATGCCTACCGCGTGTGCGACATCGGTCGATGGTGCGATGACGTTGAAGCTCGGGAGGATGCCGAAGTGCCGGAAGTGGGTCCGGTCGCGGCGTGCGTCCGGCGGCGGGATGCGGTCGGGGTCGGCGCGTTCTGGTTCTCCCTTGGGCGGTGCGTTCCGCCGATGCCAGTCGAGCCATGCGACTTCCATCCGGTCCACCGAGTCGAACCCGTACACGTCCCTCGC carries:
- a CDS encoding FG-GAP repeat domain-containing protein translates to MDCTTRLRPRLSVQPLEDRCVPALLLSDVGYSGVFFNSPTEQFFELRGDPGATIAGRTYLVTVNGDPGTAAGVINSVFDLGGVQLGSSGYLAVVQANSPYTVDSRSAVLRGTTTGFGGLGGTAPDRFSDSSALSNEFEFIFGSNTFLLVTANTAPVPGADVDVNDDGLLDSAASTWTVLDSVGVLGPTLGANANETSYGKITVSQGGVGRALYSSVTINATAHGHVARVGESTGYTAADWVAGRPDDSGNAPGQYRYENGIFGRPTDPNRFTAGLRVDQLGGANFVSAAYGRVYTDANGNNTFDAGDAPVAGQTVWADQNANGVLDSYETTFSIAASGLPVNADLTNAIPGATLTLINTGVNQVGRSIQVSDTVFNTSQRIGSNNVGFFASFHQLRVDLYRPSSSVSLDYFDDVPGTGAGGTGRMEAYAANGTLLDVVLVSVQRGTTGGTMIINRPQADIAYVIAYTDPSTTANAYFDNLRFTTPESSATTAADGSYKVGGLLDGDYSIRTIGGAQLPASITNLVPVRGLDFGTGGGLGGGGGSIGGRGRTVAVGGGPGAVSVYGSVNGQLSQASVINFPVLFPDAPFDGTYRTATGDVNGDGVEDVAVVTGPGTSVRWAVIDGRTGNTLLVPLTTAFAGSDSFTGGGFVSIGDLDGDGRGEVVLTPDQGGGARVTIFTVYNVGARVRANYLGINDPNFRGGARTALGDVNGDGRADLLVAAGFQGGPRVALYDGKQVFTAGLVPITSDFFAFDQGLRNGVFASIGDVDGDGFGDLVLGAGSGGAPAVRVLSGRTLVFGGGPGAALATPISDFFVNGDSDSRTGVRVTAKNVDGDQFADIVTGSGENQPSFMRVYAGSSARGRAEPAVIQDVDPFGVALTEGVFVG
- a CDS encoding DUF4394 domain-containing protein, whose translation is MARFARNLLSPEQLEAREVPATAFALGSGAFADTLFRFDTATPATLSVGIPVTGLDAGYSLVGTDFRPADGVLYGLATNADNAQLYTIDPNTGAATPVAAAFAVTGISTATKFGVDFNPTADRLRVVTNLASDGVGGTTNNFRVNPNDGTLVAIDADLDYTGLAGGFADGPEVAVAYTNNDTDTATGTALFGLISGTNALVSNTLNAPSFNTLTSIGALGFDTDANTGFDIYGTANTAVAILNTAGVSSLYTVNLTTGAATVVGLVGLGAITFQDVSVAPPAVPTLASGQTTGSVTLLNPTQYGTDAGQLTVGSSVPGPTAGATANTRTATGDVNGDGVADYILVTGPGTPIRVSVTSGVDGTTQLVAPFDPFGGNFTGGGYVSAVDFDGPVGTTGADGKAEFVVTPDQGGGPRVSIFTFAGIGAAPTVRANFFGIDDPNFRGGARSAVAYLNADAIPELVVVAGFGGGPRTAIFDGTSLFGTPTRLVNDFFAFPGTDATTLRNGVFVAASDINGDGTDDLVFGGGPGGAPRVFILDGAQVAAGNVAATQAAPIANFFVGGNTTDRGGVRLAYANLDADSKGDLVVGSGEGSPAKVRAYLGKNFTSTAEPTTFQDIDLFGGGALAGGVFVG